From the Toxotes jaculatrix isolate fToxJac2 chromosome 15, fToxJac2.pri, whole genome shotgun sequence genome, one window contains:
- the c15h3orf38 gene encoding uncharacterized protein C3orf38 homolog, with protein MSGLSETERAGCTKILKLMSKSDLLSLSDTVTNKLIAVENITEAMETILSFTKNAEELLKRKKVHRELIFKYLAKEGLAMPPNSEKHQLVKRTLELWSSGKAVVDESLQREVDETRQRRPTETASDTTDLKTDVGFDPQVLGQQFCQWFFQLLNSQNPSLGQQPQDWGPQHFWPDAKLRLLARAGSEQMDEYLGAELVSLRLLALTREERLLLSPNLEPHGLRALASPHGLVLVAVAGTIHRDAACLGIFEQIFGLIRSPLENNSWKIKFINLKIRGQDALSGTEVAAPALSYNSSELQLLCR; from the exons ATGTCAGGACTGTCAGAAACGGAGCGCGCTGGATGTACAAAGATATTGAAGTTAATGTCAAAAAGCGACCTACTGTCACTTAGTGACACAGTTACTAATAAACTGATAGCCGTGGAAAATATTACAG AGGCTATGGAAACAATTCTGTCCTTCACTAAAAATGCTGAGGAACTCCTGAAAAGGAAGAAGGTTCATCGGGAGCTCATTTTTAAGTACCTGGCCAAAGAGGGGCTGGCAATGCCCCCCAACAGCGAGAAACACCAGCTGGTGAAGAGGACGCTGGAGCTTTGGTCGTCAGGGAAG GCCGTGGTTGATGAAAGCCTTCAAAGAGAGGTGGATGAGACCAGACAGAGACGGCCCACAGAGACAGCGTCTGACACCACAGACTTGAAGACTGATGTGGGCTTTGACCCACAGGTCCTCGGCCAGCAGTTCTGCCAATGGTTCTTCCAGCTCTTGAACAGTCAGAACCCCTCACTGGGCCAACAGCCTCAGGACTGGGGACCACAGCACTTCTGGCCAGATGCAAAACTACGTCTCCTCGCTAG agCTGGCAGTGAGCAGATGGATGAATACCTAGGGGCTGAACTGGTTAGCCTTCGTCTCCTCGCCTTGACCAGGGAAGAAcgcctcctcctcagccccAACTTGGAGCCCCATGGCCTCAGGGCCCTCGCCTCCCCCCATGGCTTGGTGCTGGTGGCCGTGGCTGGGACCATCCACAGAGATGCAGCTTGTCTGGGCATCTTTGAGCAAATATTTGGCCTCATCCGCTCCCCACTGGAAAATAACAGCTGGAAGATCAAGTTTATCAACCTGAAGATCAGAGGGCAGGATGCTCTGAGTGGGACAGAGGTGGCAGCGCCTGCCTTGAGTTACAACTCCAGTGAACTTCAGCTTCTCTGCAGAtga